From Argopecten irradians isolate NY chromosome 12, Ai_NY, whole genome shotgun sequence, one genomic window encodes:
- the LOC138336871 gene encoding uncharacterized protein, with product MWANGSCLIFLVIITLGQGSQEIANFKDTSSCGRTYHLDNNASVKVIRDDETSGFCGYLFHTLTDDMYTCPEVCVKVEHRSISDCHARLTLNGIKFVTTEEPPKEMTCFERLPDEMCFDTSTLRMEFIRDLQYPHAKLNITMLVSAKCITTSEAKRSREEADAAARKQHSEESYNSMVKGIVTGVCLCSIFLIVLLLTWCYYQNSSNRGKRYDYPSAKISKRPTFAGFKARMNFRNTGNAAAKSDEAPTERYTVTNETKAKQEEDLPLIKTDKDAEEDGACAGAAENEAPKEECGDTEKAESCQPSAPETNTAPAAEPNYEPATLETTCTDVSSGGDGGCGGGSDE from the exons ATGTGGGCGAATGGAAGTTGTTTGATTTTCCTTGTCATCATAACACTTGGGCAGGGATCACAGGAAATTG CGAATTTTAAGGATACCTCATCATGTGGTAGAACGTATCACCTTGACAACAATGCATCGGTCAAGGTCATCAGGGACGACGAGACATCCGGGTTCTGTGGATACTTGTTTCACACGTTGACTGACGATATGTATACATGTCCGGAAGTGTGTGTCAAGGTCGAACACAGGTCAATTAGCGATTGTCACGCGAGACTCACTTTGAACGGGATCAAGTTCGTGACAACAGAGGAGCCACCTAAG GAGATGACGTGTTTTGAGCGACTGCCAGATGAAATGTGCTTTGATACCAGCACCCTGAGAATGGAGTTTATCCGAGATCTGCAGTACCCTCATGCAAAACTCAACATCACCATGTTAGTGTCTGCCAAGTGTATCACCACGTCAGAGGCGAAACGGAGCCGGGAAGAAGCGGATGCAG CGGCCCGAAAGCAGCACAGCGAGGAGTCCTACAACAGTATGGTAAAGGGCATTGTCACTGGCGTGTGTCTTTGCTCTATCTTCCTGATCGTTCTTCTGCTCACGTGGTGCTACTACCAGAATAGCTCCAACAGGGGCAAGCGGTACGACTACCCCTCCGCCAAAATCAGCAAAC GACCAACATTTGCTGGGTTCAAGGCAAGAATGAACTTTAGAAATACTGGAAACGCTGCCGCAAAGTCAGATGAAGCCCCAACCGAGAGATACACGGTGACAAACGAGACCAAGGCAAAGCAAGAGGAAGATCTCCCGCTTATTAAGACTGACAAAGACGCAGAGGAGGACGGAGCATGCGCGGGTGCAGCAGAGAATGAGGCTCCTAAGGAAGAATGTGGTGATACTGAAAAAGCTGAGAGTTGCCAGCCAAGTGCACCGGAAACAAACACTGCGCCTGCAGCGGAACCAAATTATGAACCGGCTACCTTAGAAACAACATGTACGGATGTAAGTTCCGGTGGTGATGGTGGTTGCGGAGGCGGAAGTGATGAATAA
- the LOC138336870 gene encoding uncharacterized protein, giving the protein MRGIDTIVIMLLLVVKVRSDCQYTDDECEFTFIVENRLTMMDGKVLVYSQDGLLYHYDVENPTPTDIIPTEHIITGDGYYDSRVVTVANGSLPGPPIIVYEGQMVVVHVHNQMASDAVTIHWHGLPQHESPWMDGVAFITQCPILPGQKFTYRFRATPAGTFWYHSHIGAQRSMGLNGALVIREKIPLEIEEHIFTIQDWNHDIDSDMAHMKMTYGNYRNGSIVPNTKSIEGASFSMFHMESGLINGRGRYYDQSGNHNGAPLSSFEVTNGKTYRFRMIANGVLYPWRLSIDNHSLVVIASDGMDIEPITVQSIIINPGERYDFLLSAHQHPSNYWIRAKTLEINLNHTAEAILHYKGARDEEPSSPPHTCTQTNKCVTLNCPFTKFPPGYNSTCINADKFRRKQGMTNKTNSIPLEEPVSEEFLNFAFPGISFTPGSVNGRKFKTPPVSGLTQMNEIDDEFRCNDRDCGEDKICYCFNSLNLDFNKTYHLVFLNMGLGRGWAHPIHMHGHSFEVLKMGFPVDDINGQIVSDNPDINCNGNGNRSFCNKASWSNSSWKGNNIPGLELNDPPKKDTIIIPSGGYAIVRIRSDNPGLWILHCHIELHNLDGMAMVVNESLGHVPPPPQGFPECRDFRYDQLPKATHKQKRSVQVDIISETESGKNDTRAFVVLTSQQFWTVLALLIVVICLLLTTIVWLSFYRRSVIHGVKQ; this is encoded by the exons ATGCGGGGGATAGATACGATTGTCATTATGTTGCTACTGGTGGTCAAAGTCAGAAGCGACTGTCAATATACTGATGACGAATGCGAGTTCACTTTCATCGTTGAAAATCGCTTGACAATGATGGATGGTAAGGTATTAGTGTACTCACAGGATGGTCTCTTGTACCATTATGACGTTGAAAATCCAACACCCACTGACATCATCCCAACGGAACATATCATCACCGGGGACGGTTACTATGACTCCCGCGTAGTAACAGTTGCCAACGGCAGTCTTCCAGGTCCACCAATCATTGTTTACGAAGGTCAAATGGTCGTCGTGCACGTGCATAACCAAATGGCAAGTGATGCTGTGACCATTCATTGGCATGGCTTGCCTCAACACGAATCGCCCTGGATGGATGGGGTAGCTTTTATAACACAATGTCCTATTCTTCCCGGCCAGAAATTCACATACCGATTTAGGGCCACTCCAGCGGGGACTTTCTGGTACCATTCTCATATAGGGGCCCAGCGGTCGATGGGTCTGAACGGAGCGCTCGTGATCAGGGAGAAGATCCCTCTTGAGATCGAAGAACATATCTTTACAATACAAGACTGGAACCACGATATTGATTCAGATATGGCGCATATGAAGATGACCTATGGAAACTACAGAAACGGAAGTATTGTTCCAAATACCAAGTCAATAGAGGGCGCTTCATTCAGTATGTTCCACATGGAATCAGGATTAATTAATGGCAGAGGGCGTTACTATGACCAGTCGGGAAATCACAATGGAGCGCCTCTTTCTTCTTTTGAGGTAACAAACGGAAAAACGTATCGTTTCCGAATGATAGCTAACGGTGTTTTGTATCCATGGCGACTTTCCATCGACAACCATTCGTTGGTGGTCATTGCTTCGGATGGGATGGATATTGAACCGATTACAGTACAGTCCATTATAATAAACCCCGGCGAGAGATATGACTTCCTTTTGAGCGCTCATCAACACCCATCTAATTATTGGATTAGGGCAAAGACTCTGGAAATAAATCTTAACCACACCGCAGAAGCCATCTTACATTACAAGGGAGCTAGGGATGAAGAGCCATCTTCTCCTcctcatacatgtacacagacTAACAAGTGCGTTACCCTAAACTGTCCGTTCACTAAGTTTCCACCCGGGTACAACTCTACCTGTATAAATGCCGATAAGTTTAGACGAAAGCAGGGCatgacaaataaaacaaattccatTCCGTTGGAAGAGCCCGTAAGTGAAGAGTTTCTGAACTTTGCTTTCCCTGGTATTTCTTTTACTCCAGGGTCCGTTAACGGAAGGAAGTTTAAAACGCCCCCTGTATCTGGTTTGACCCAGATGAATGAGATAGATGACGAGTTCCGGTGTAACGACAGAGACTGTGGCGAGGACAAGATATGTTACTGCTTCAACAGTCTTAACCTTGATTTTAACAAAACCTATCATCTTGTCTTCCTCAACATGGGTCTCGGTCGCGGCTGGGCGCATCCTATACATATGCATGGACATTCCTTTGAAGTTCTAAAGATGGGATTTCCTGTCGATGATATCAACGGCCAGATCGTTTCTGACAACCCAGACATCAATTGTAATGGGAATGGTAATAGAAGTTTTTGCAACAAGGCCTCTTGGTCTAACAGCTCCTGGAAGGGTAACAATATACCAGGTTTAGAATTAAACGATCCTCCTAAAAAGGACACTATCATTATTCCATCTGGAGGATACGCCATTGTCAGAATCAGGTCCGATAACCCAGGTTTGTGGATCTTACATTGCCATATTGAGCTTCATAACTTGGATGGGATGGCCATGGTAGTGAACGAGTCTTTGGGACATGTGCCGCCGCCACCGCAAGGCTTTCCAGAATGCCGAGACTTCCGGTACGACCAACTCCCCAAAGCGACCCATAAACAAAAGCGTTCTGTTCAAGTTGACATCATTTCAGAGACAGAGTCGGGCAAGAATGACACGAGAGCATTTG TTGTACTGACGTCACAGCAGTTTTGGACAGTGCTGGCTCTTCTCATAGTGGTCATTTGTCTGCTTCTAACAACAATCGTATGGCTGAGTTTTTACAGGCGAAGTGTGATCCACGGGGTCAAACAATGA